TGTCCCCTAGTAAAAAACCTCTTACCTTGCTCCTTCCTCAATAATCTCTTCTCCATCTATGAAGAATACTTTTGTACGCCTAAAATCACTCTCTTCTTTCGCACGGATTGTGGTCTCAGTGACAATCAAATGTATGATGTTGCCTCAACCTACCTCCGTAACAAGATTGTTGATTCATCAAAATGTCTCAATGTTGGCAAAACCGTTAGGCAAGAGAAGCCAACCTTTGATATAGTACCGGGAGCAGAGGTTATTGATTCCTTTCAAGGCATTAAAGGGCTCAAATGGAAGTTACATGCAGAAAAAGGATTTGATGGCCGTGAATGTCGTAGATATTTTACGCTTTCCTTTGATAAGAAACTCAAAGAGGTTGTGCTAGAGTCTTATTTAGCTGAAGTAATATCTCGTTCTAAGGCTATACAACAAGCAGAAAGGGTGTTAAAGCTTTATAGCCGTGATTTCGTCCATGGTACACCTGGTCGTGAATGGAGTTCTATTATTCTTGAACACCCAACTACATTTGAGAAGTTGGCAATGGACCCAGAGCAGAAGAGGATGCTCAAGGATGATCtggacaaatttattaatagaAAGGAGTGGTATAAGAAAGTTGGCAAGGCATGGAAGCGAGGGTATTTGCTTTACGGGCCTCCGGGTACTGGTAAATCAAGCTTGATTGCTGCCATGGCTAATTACCTCAAGTTTGATGTCTATGATTTGGACCTTTCAAGCATACGCTCAGATTCAGCGTTGAGAAGGATATTTCTTTCCACATCTAATCGTTCAATAATGGTAATTGAGGATATTGATTGTGCAAAGTTGGAAGATCGAGAGAAAGAGGAAATTTC
This portion of the Castanea sativa cultivar Marrone di Chiusa Pesio chromosome 7, ASM4071231v1 genome encodes:
- the LOC142642647 gene encoding AAA-ATPase At2g18193-like yields the protein MLTFMEMLTSLITAAGVIVLCPLVKNLLPCSFLNNLFSIYEEYFCTPKITLFFRTDCGLSDNQMYDVASTYLRNKIVDSSKCLNVGKTVRQEKPTFDIVPGAEVIDSFQGIKGLKWKLHAEKGFDGRECRRYFTLSFDKKLKEVVLESYLAEVISRSKAIQQAERVLKLYSRDFVHGTPGREWSSIILEHPTTFEKLAMDPEQKRMLKDDLDKFINRKEWYKKVGKAWKRGYLLYGPPGTGKSSLIAAMANYLKFDVYDLDLSSIRSDSALRRIFLSTSNRSIMVIEDIDCAKLEDREKEEISDQLILKKPKFTLSGLLNFIDGVWSSCGEERIIVFTTNHKERLEKLDPALLRPGRMDVHVHLSYLTMDGFKQLVSNYLGINGDHQLFEVIAGLLENKKVTPAEIAEELLKSEDPNVALRGVVEFLEQK